The proteins below are encoded in one region of Benincasa hispida cultivar B227 unplaced genomic scaffold, ASM972705v1 Contig793, whole genome shotgun sequence:
- the LOC120070037 gene encoding two-component response regulator-like APRR2 isoform X1 gives MVCTADDLQEWKDFPKGLRVLLLDRDSRSATEIRSKLEEMEYVVFSCCDEKEALSAILNTPGNFHVAILEVCARNYDESFKLLGTSKDLPIIMTSDVHCLSTMMKCIALGAVEFLLKPLSEDKLRNIWQHVIHKAFSNTSKPDEDSVASLMQLQLENENKNGVSEDMEVLSWIQDIVWEEPEGSDKSQLIMEASRQGSWESGDQMNCSIETDCRDKDVQSKFVETTSHDLVCEDPIQEGQPQLSDKNKSGVKSDPLAAENSIQGSDVNHSAGPKARKTKVDWNPQLHRKFVQAVEQLGIDHAIPSKVLELMKVEGLTRHNVASHLQKYRMQKKHVMQREENPRWSHYPRCTIQTNHLKPIMAYPSSYQPNCGISVSAVCPTWRQTNGHPPIVHTWGPPGYSHWPQRGIQPWNSYAGVRADAWGCPVMLPSHTPYFSFPQHASASHDMHTVNKSYGMPQSLCDLQPDEEVVDKIVKEAMRKPWSPLPLGLKPPSTESVLTELSRQGISTVPPQINGCRPP, from the exons ATGGTTTGCACTGCCGAcgatttacaagaatggaaagACTTCCCTAAGGGTCTGAGGGTTCTTCTCCTTGATAGGGACAGTCGCTCTGCTACCGAGATAAGATCAAAACTTGAGGAAATGGAGTATGTTG TTTTTTCCTGCTGTGATGAGAAGGAAGCTTTGTCGGCAATTTTGAACACACCGGGAAACTTCCATGTTGCAATTCTGGAG GTGTGTGCAAGAAATTACGATGAAAGTTTTAAGTTACTTGGAACTTCCAAGGACTTGCCAATAATAA TGACTTCAGATGTTCATTGCCTAAGTACTATGATGAAGTGCATTGCA CTTGGTGCAGTTGAGTTCTTGCTGAAACCACTCTCTGAAGACAAACTCAGGAATATCTGGCAGCATGTCATTCACAAG GCATTTTCCAATACTTCAAAGCCTGATGAAGACTCTGTAGCATCCTTGATGCAACTCCAATTAGAGAATGAAAACAAGAATGGAGTTTCGGAAGATATGGAAGTTCTTTCTTGGATTCAGGATATTGTGTGGGAGGAACCAGAAGGAAGTGATAAGTCTCAACTGATCATGGAAGCATCTAGGCAAGGTAGCTGGGAAAGCGGAGATCAAATGAACTGTTCAATAGAAACAGATTGCAGGGACAAAGATGTTCAGTCTAAATTCGTCGAAACTACTTCACATGATTTGGTTTGTGAAGACCCCATTCAGGAGGGCCAACCTCAATTATCTGACAAG AATAAATCTGGTGTCAAAAGTGATCCTTTAGCTGCTGAAAACTCAATCCAAGGATCTGATGTGAACCATTCTGCTGGACCCAAAGCGAGGAAAACTAAG GTGGACTGGAATCCACAGCTACATAGAAAATTTGTTCAGGCAGTTGAACAGTTAGGCATAGATCATGCAATTCCTTCCAAAGTACTTGAGCTTATGAAAGTTGAAGGTTTGACAAGGCATAATGTTGCAAGTCATCTCCAG AAGTACAGGATGCAAAAGAAACATGTAATGCAGAGAGAAGAAAATCCAAGGTGGTCACATTATCCAAGATGTACAATACAAACCAATCACTTGAAACCTATAATGGCTTACCCTTCTTCCTATCAACCAAACTGTGGAATATCAGTGTCTGCTGTTTGTCCAACATGGAGACAGACCAATGGCCATCCACCTATTGTCCACACGTGGGGCCCACCTGGTTATAGCCATTGGCCGCAACGAGGAATTCAGCCATGGAATTCTTATGCAGGG GTGCGAGCTGATGCATGGGGTTGCCCTGTGATGCTGCCTTCTCACACTCCATATTTTTCATTTCCTCAG CATGCATCAGCATCACACGATATGCATACAGTAAATAAGAGCTATGGCATGCCTCAGAGTTTATGTGATCTTCAACCA GATGAAGAGGTGGTTGACAAGATTGTGAAAGAGGCAATGA
- the LOC120070037 gene encoding two-component response regulator-like APRR2 isoform X2, which produces MVCTADDLQEWKDFPKGLRVLLLDRDSRSATEIRSKLEEMEYVVFSCCDEKEALSAILNTPGNFHVAILEVCARNYDESFKLLGTSKDLPIIMTSDVHCLSTMMKCIALGAVEFLLKPLSEDKLRNIWQHVIHKAFSNTSKPDEDSVASLMQLQLENENKNGVSEDMEVLSWIQDIVWEEPEGSDKSQLIMEASRQGSWESGDQMNCSIETDCRDKDVQSKFVETTSHDLVCEDPIQEGQPQLSDKNKSGVKSDPLAAENSIQGSDVNHSAGPKARKTKKYRMQKKHVMQREENPRWSHYPRCTIQTNHLKPIMAYPSSYQPNCGISVSAVCPTWRQTNGHPPIVHTWGPPGYSHWPQRGIQPWNSYAGVRADAWGCPVMLPSHTPYFSFPQHASASHDMHTVNKSYGMPQSLCDLQPDEEVVDKIVKEAMRKPWSPLPLGLKPPSTESVLTELSRQGISTVPPQINGCRPP; this is translated from the exons ATGGTTTGCACTGCCGAcgatttacaagaatggaaagACTTCCCTAAGGGTCTGAGGGTTCTTCTCCTTGATAGGGACAGTCGCTCTGCTACCGAGATAAGATCAAAACTTGAGGAAATGGAGTATGTTG TTTTTTCCTGCTGTGATGAGAAGGAAGCTTTGTCGGCAATTTTGAACACACCGGGAAACTTCCATGTTGCAATTCTGGAG GTGTGTGCAAGAAATTACGATGAAAGTTTTAAGTTACTTGGAACTTCCAAGGACTTGCCAATAATAA TGACTTCAGATGTTCATTGCCTAAGTACTATGATGAAGTGCATTGCA CTTGGTGCAGTTGAGTTCTTGCTGAAACCACTCTCTGAAGACAAACTCAGGAATATCTGGCAGCATGTCATTCACAAG GCATTTTCCAATACTTCAAAGCCTGATGAAGACTCTGTAGCATCCTTGATGCAACTCCAATTAGAGAATGAAAACAAGAATGGAGTTTCGGAAGATATGGAAGTTCTTTCTTGGATTCAGGATATTGTGTGGGAGGAACCAGAAGGAAGTGATAAGTCTCAACTGATCATGGAAGCATCTAGGCAAGGTAGCTGGGAAAGCGGAGATCAAATGAACTGTTCAATAGAAACAGATTGCAGGGACAAAGATGTTCAGTCTAAATTCGTCGAAACTACTTCACATGATTTGGTTTGTGAAGACCCCATTCAGGAGGGCCAACCTCAATTATCTGACAAG AATAAATCTGGTGTCAAAAGTGATCCTTTAGCTGCTGAAAACTCAATCCAAGGATCTGATGTGAACCATTCTGCTGGACCCAAAGCGAGGAAAACTAAG AAGTACAGGATGCAAAAGAAACATGTAATGCAGAGAGAAGAAAATCCAAGGTGGTCACATTATCCAAGATGTACAATACAAACCAATCACTTGAAACCTATAATGGCTTACCCTTCTTCCTATCAACCAAACTGTGGAATATCAGTGTCTGCTGTTTGTCCAACATGGAGACAGACCAATGGCCATCCACCTATTGTCCACACGTGGGGCCCACCTGGTTATAGCCATTGGCCGCAACGAGGAATTCAGCCATGGAATTCTTATGCAGGG GTGCGAGCTGATGCATGGGGTTGCCCTGTGATGCTGCCTTCTCACACTCCATATTTTTCATTTCCTCAG CATGCATCAGCATCACACGATATGCATACAGTAAATAAGAGCTATGGCATGCCTCAGAGTTTATGTGATCTTCAACCA GATGAAGAGGTGGTTGACAAGATTGTGAAAGAGGCAATGA